From Vicingus serpentipes, the proteins below share one genomic window:
- a CDS encoding AAA family ATPase translates to MFRFFNVENFRVFKGDKEFEFSGVNVITGKNSSGKSSVLKSLLLLKDNFINNKFPTILNFDGGDHGLGSIKKTLCQFDGKHATKASFSWPAFTVDASYTPKIKMSYTVDKKDPDRGFVYAVEFYSVVRKELIGIVEYQKGQKIHIMMKFDLLYEMLEGMMLPDHQKIIERSKRKSKGLDNSYDVLKKMGTYDDVYPIEYIDITYHEIYGEGDEDDGKLNLLHNADLWSVLEQYFKKKIGDDKVAIGLKNSLEFRFSTSFSDFLYHGYVHLPTIRGNQDRLHFDKYDKTPLGLLLKEFIKVDQEAKALGQSNPKKVDDFKKIKDYLNKWLIVFELGDDIKIKREYGSTTSVQLLNNNHWGDLSDLGFGSTQLITILLQIYVFSCKKIIPENPLSPYFVISIEEPEANLHPDFQSKLADMFYEGYELFGIHFILETHSEYMIRKFQFIIANRGLEGNPGKKPISDKFRIYYINKLQKEKKDLTQIINLNPNENGVFQDNFGEGFYDEATNTKFKILKATNK, encoded by the coding sequence ATGTTTAGATTTTTTAATGTTGAGAATTTTAGAGTTTTTAAAGGAGATAAGGAATTTGAATTTTCGGGAGTAAATGTAATTACAGGTAAAAATAGTTCGGGTAAATCAAGTGTACTTAAGTCTTTATTGTTGTTAAAAGATAATTTTATTAATAATAAGTTTCCAACTATTCTGAATTTTGATGGAGGAGATCATGGATTGGGAAGTATTAAGAAAACACTCTGTCAATTTGATGGTAAACATGCAACAAAAGCTTCGTTCTCTTGGCCTGCCTTTACAGTTGATGCATCCTATACTCCTAAAATCAAAATGAGCTATACAGTTGATAAAAAAGATCCTGATAGAGGCTTTGTTTATGCTGTAGAATTTTATAGTGTTGTTAGGAAAGAGTTAATCGGAATTGTTGAGTATCAGAAAGGTCAAAAAATTCATATTATGATGAAGTTTGACTTGCTATATGAAATGCTTGAAGGGATGATGTTGCCTGATCATCAAAAGATTATTGAACGAAGTAAAAGGAAGAGTAAAGGACTTGATAATTCATATGATGTTCTAAAAAAAATGGGTACTTATGATGATGTTTATCCAATAGAATATATTGATATTACTTATCATGAAATTTATGGAGAAGGAGATGAAGATGATGGAAAGTTAAATTTGCTTCATAATGCTGATCTATGGTCAGTTTTAGAGCAGTATTTTAAAAAGAAAATAGGAGATGATAAAGTAGCTATTGGTTTAAAAAATTCTTTAGAATTTAGGTTCTCTACTAGTTTTTCTGATTTTCTTTATCACGGATATGTTCATTTACCAACAATAAGAGGTAATCAAGATAGGTTACATTTTGATAAATACGATAAAACTCCTTTAGGTTTACTTTTAAAAGAATTCATTAAAGTTGACCAAGAAGCTAAAGCATTAGGTCAGTCAAATCCTAAAAAGGTTGATGATTTTAAAAAAATAAAAGATTATCTTAATAAATGGTTAATTGTATTTGAACTTGGAGATGATATAAAAATCAAAAGAGAATATGGTTCTACGACTTCGGTCCAATTATTAAATAATAATCATTGGGGTGATTTAAGTGATTTAGGATTTGGATCAACTCAGTTAATTACAATCCTCTTACAAATTTATGTTTTTTCTTGTAAAAAGATAATACCAGAAAACCCATTATCTCCCTATTTTGTTATATCTATAGAGGAACCAGAGGCAAATTTACACCCTGATTTTCAGAGTAAACTTGCAGATATGTTTTATGAAGGTTATGAATTATTTGGAATTCATTTTATTCTAGAAACCCATAGTGAATATATGATTCGAAAATTTCAATTTATAATTGCTAATAGAGGATTAGAAGGAAATCCAGGTAAGAAACCTATATCTGATAAATTTAGAATTTACTATATTAATAAACTTCAAAAAGAGAAAAAAGATTTAACTCAAATAATTAATTTAAACCCTAATGAAAATGGGGTGTTCCAAGATAATTTTGGAGAAGGTTTTTATGATGAAGCTACTAATACTAAGTTTAAAATTTTAAAAGCTACTAATAAATAA
- a CDS encoding UvrD-helicase domain-containing protein — translation MKNITFINAGAGSGKTYRLTVELNKAIIEKECKADEVMLTTFTKKAADEIKVKSMESLLKEGLFIEANDLTNAYIGTVHAVCQKFIQKFWHYIGFPKEIKVMDEADTDFYFSQAIADVPSIIQLERLTDLSYKFNFLGNFKTVDTSKWKDDLLKIIELARTNNILNFENSKIKSLDYAKKILNTNSTHINYKDLDRIIDNIIKIGEELPEARNKTRKKAAKDLKDINKYNIQYSELKKIKLVIDDFENQGLLSQDLLFSKNQLEAYHRTKTLLNDIDEYNNLLFDIAEKSIKKYTNYKQEIGLIDYSDMEKGFLELLEIKEVQKEVRDTVKLVMVDEFQDSSPIQLAIFIKLSFIVNRSIWVGDPKQSIYSFRGTDPILIDAIVKRFEENQEKSLVNDNLEYSWRSRPEIVDCVNKIFKPALKDQVKEKHITLKPVRTDKGFKLSALHHFNLVEFKTNSKGENVVDATKPAYFKSVAKSVVKVLNESWIITDKDQSEPNLNNPDEEVVKSKILRPSDIAILCKGNDEVNTLTKELNNFGIKVSSESDNLKNTAEYYLIISLIKLILSKENVLAKAEVKILTETSYNVGDLIDDRLIFLNKLPGYPQKPNKDDLKDADYNEELKKYINKRENYYNELNSWGKDNLLITGISSIINEIKDLPLPQLIEHLVNRLNIYNVTTNWGKSEQRRSNIQKIIEYAYKYDDRCINMNMGASIMGFIHYLDSQSSLTESKSVNDDSINVLTYHKSKGLEWPLVILTELQKDVNWGFISRNVFGIFIENKSNINIDAVLIDRDILSLPWCFGAATSNPSEDFVTHIKSLEEYRITKSKHENELKRVMYVGMTRPRDYLITTGMHKQPNIKGETLAYPWLDIVNHHDNWRFEDFADVDTGKADVFDRGVDFHVHKLELNNDDKIENKEKNKYFLGKKLNHNRDIEPYFISPSKVKINNNVDVSIYADIQNRIPTGSSAKDKVDILGNCLHDILYFYLGNKLNDITNNSLNNIERIIINYRMDNIINSKDVASSIDLFYDFICKEFKPKEWYRELSLETEINGQVYKGEVDLLLEVSGGFILIDYKSYPGQIERILDRTSVDNSNYAGKYLGQLNTYEKMIEKLTCKKVLKKLIYYTVLGKMVEFQNN, via the coding sequence ATGAAAAATATAACATTTATAAATGCTGGTGCAGGAAGTGGAAAAACTTATAGGTTAACTGTAGAGTTGAATAAAGCTATTATTGAAAAGGAGTGTAAAGCTGACGAGGTGATGCTAACAACTTTTACAAAAAAAGCAGCAGACGAGATCAAAGTAAAGTCTATGGAGAGTCTTCTAAAAGAAGGCTTGTTTATTGAAGCAAATGATTTGACTAATGCATATATAGGAACTGTTCATGCCGTCTGTCAAAAGTTTATTCAAAAATTTTGGCATTACATAGGTTTTCCAAAAGAAATTAAAGTTATGGATGAGGCTGATACTGATTTTTATTTCTCTCAAGCTATCGCCGATGTTCCTTCAATAATCCAATTAGAAAGACTAACAGATTTAAGTTATAAGTTTAATTTTTTAGGCAATTTTAAAACTGTTGACACTTCAAAATGGAAAGATGATCTGTTAAAAATTATTGAATTAGCAAGGACAAACAATATTTTAAATTTTGAAAATTCAAAGATAAAATCATTGGATTACGCAAAAAAAATACTGAACACAAATAGTACGCATATTAATTATAAAGATTTAGATCGAATTATTGATAATATTATAAAAATTGGAGAAGAACTTCCGGAAGCTAGAAATAAAACAAGAAAAAAAGCAGCTAAGGATTTAAAAGATATAAATAAGTATAATATTCAATATTCCGAATTAAAGAAAATTAAATTAGTTATTGATGATTTTGAAAATCAAGGTTTGTTAAGTCAAGATCTGTTATTTTCAAAGAATCAGCTAGAAGCTTATCATAGAACTAAAACCTTGTTAAATGATATTGATGAGTATAATAATTTATTATTTGATATAGCTGAAAAAAGTATAAAAAAGTATACTAATTATAAACAAGAAATCGGTTTAATTGATTATTCCGATATGGAAAAGGGTTTTTTAGAATTACTCGAAATTAAGGAGGTTCAAAAGGAAGTTCGTGATACAGTAAAATTAGTAATGGTTGATGAATTTCAAGATTCTAGTCCTATTCAATTAGCTATTTTTATAAAATTATCATTTATAGTAAATAGGAGTATTTGGGTTGGAGATCCAAAACAATCTATTTATAGTTTTAGAGGTACTGATCCTATTTTAATAGATGCAATTGTAAAGAGATTTGAAGAAAATCAAGAGAAAAGTTTAGTCAATGATAATTTAGAATATTCATGGAGGTCAAGGCCAGAAATAGTTGATTGTGTTAACAAAATTTTTAAACCGGCATTAAAAGATCAAGTAAAAGAAAAACATATCACATTAAAACCTGTAAGAACAGATAAAGGTTTTAAATTATCAGCTTTACATCATTTTAATTTAGTTGAATTTAAAACTAATTCTAAAGGCGAGAATGTAGTAGATGCAACTAAACCAGCATACTTTAAATCTGTTGCTAAAAGTGTTGTAAAAGTTTTAAATGAAAGTTGGATAATTACTGATAAAGATCAATCGGAGCCAAATTTGAATAATCCCGATGAAGAGGTCGTAAAATCTAAAATATTACGGCCAAGTGATATTGCAATTTTATGTAAAGGGAATGATGAAGTTAACACATTAACTAAAGAGTTAAATAACTTTGGAATTAAAGTCTCTTCAGAAAGTGATAATCTTAAAAATACAGCTGAATATTATTTGATTATTTCATTAATTAAGTTGATTCTATCCAAAGAAAATGTTTTAGCAAAAGCAGAGGTTAAAATTCTTACAGAAACATCATATAATGTTGGTGATCTAATCGATGATAGATTAATATTTTTAAATAAATTACCTGGTTATCCCCAAAAACCAAATAAAGATGATTTAAAGGATGCTGACTATAATGAGGAGTTAAAAAAATATATAAATAAAAGAGAAAATTATTATAATGAATTAAACTCTTGGGGAAAGGACAACCTATTAATAACCGGTATTTCTTCAATAATAAATGAAATAAAAGATTTACCTCTACCCCAATTAATAGAACATTTAGTGAATAGGCTAAATATTTATAATGTAACTACTAATTGGGGTAAGTCTGAACAGAGACGAAGTAATATTCAAAAAATCATAGAATATGCATACAAATATGATGATCGATGCATAAATATGAATATGGGCGCTAGTATAATGGGATTTATTCATTATCTAGATTCTCAAAGTAGTTTAACAGAAAGTAAATCAGTAAATGATGATTCTATAAACGTTTTAACTTATCATAAATCCAAGGGGTTAGAATGGCCATTAGTTATTCTAACAGAGTTGCAGAAAGATGTTAATTGGGGGTTTATATCTCGAAATGTTTTTGGAATATTTATTGAAAATAAATCGAATATTAACATAGATGCTGTTTTAATAGATAGGGATATATTGTCTTTACCCTGGTGCTTTGGTGCAGCAACATCAAATCCATCTGAAGATTTCGTTACACATATTAAATCGTTAGAAGAATATAGAATAACTAAATCAAAACATGAAAACGAATTAAAAAGAGTAATGTATGTTGGTATGACAAGGCCTCGAGATTACCTAATAACGACAGGCATGCATAAACAACCTAATATCAAAGGAGAAACCTTAGCATATCCTTGGTTAGATATTGTGAATCATCATGATAATTGGAGATTTGAAGATTTTGCAGATGTAGATACTGGTAAAGCTGATGTTTTTGATAGAGGTGTTGATTTTCATGTGCATAAGTTGGAGTTGAACAATGATGATAAAATAGAAAATAAAGAAAAAAATAAATATTTTTTAGGTAAGAAGTTAAATCATAATCGTGATATAGAGCCTTATTTTATCTCTCCAAGTAAAGTTAAAATTAATAATAATGTAGACGTTTCTATTTATGCAGATATTCAAAATAGAATACCTACAGGATCATCAGCAAAAGATAAAGTTGACATTTTAGGAAATTGTTTACATGATATCTTATACTTCTACTTGGGAAATAAACTTAATGATATTACCAATAATAGTTTAAATAATATAGAAAGAATTATTATTAATTATCGAATGGATAATATAATTAATTCTAAAGATGTTGCTTCCTCTATTGATTTGTTTTATGATTTTATATGTAAAGAATTTAAGCCTAAAGAATGGTATAGGGAATTATCATTGGAGACAGAAATTAATGGTCAAGTATATAAGGGTGAAGTTGATTTGTTGTTAGAAGTATCGGGAGGGTTTATTTTAATAGATTATAAATCTTATCCTGGTCAAATAGAAAGAATATTAGATAGAACATCTGTAGATAATTCTAATTATGCTGGTAAATATTTAGGTCAATTGAATACTTATGAAAAAATGATTGAAAAGTTAACATGCAAAAAGGTGTTAAAAAAGTTAATATATTATACTGTTCTTGGAAAAATGGTAGAATTTCAAAATAATTGA
- a CDS encoding PD-(D/E)XK nuclease family protein, whose protein sequence is MIKTNLIFSTGYDSFIYKTEQDLFNKKFVGELQLLSFLERELGLSGEYISNKERQAEYLEYLSKEIEGKNSFISESFNNDNVGVAKELLKWRDELKLCNWDFNKGVSERLDLIADIELNNNLSLGISDRWILILSIINGVDDINIGSIEINDNLQFLHPIYNEIFLLLKDKGVYIKNKNLDVDLSLNNNLSKIKDSIYNNNRKIQLEKNDNSFQILRFKDSIVSADFLAQQLTYNNINPVIINRNNYSLDTSFLTYNIPLSGSEINDSNPQVIQLFKLISALFFKKVNPYNLLSLLSLPMLPFSKKLAKELSKVLISSGGIGNNEWFEVINYFKNNINKEKKNWKEKIKEVDLYIGRSRTEKIKKEDLINVYRNLASWSAKMQNITEEEGMKDQLLNLHILSQSFIQTVENLKEIEFNSRELDKLTNKIYESINIRINNKEKGSYNVIKQPSQLYENVDTLVWFDFYNQELKANFCSFLMQSEINKLTKQKGILLWSKEKQIQLQIINLQKAILRTENKLCLFISEKSNGTLTSLHPLFIQLSSSVDNLKDFIYDFKFENACIANYNWNESQFAIVEKVKLPEETDYIKISNVDLLNKRQTESYSSINDLILNPLDWILYYQAKITSKGLGNIDELITLKGNLSHIIIQTLLQNEKDGVIDFNKVDINNEIDNLLEEFTPKIAAPFYLDENNFEFKSFSTQLKKSFKVLLKIIKDNNLYYDSSEYEAKGKIDSINFSGKIDLLFYKNNMPVIIDLKWTLSSKKYVKILEEEKSIQLALYSKLLNNKNSFTGYFLISDALLYTTNELLEGNRVNIIKLQEDFNNVNHRIINRTVNSYNYRWAEFKNGKLEHSEGKNEEEIQYSIDTETNFLIPLDIKDKTKKPNPYSDYGLFKGLVK, encoded by the coding sequence ATGATAAAAACCAATTTAATTTTCTCAACTGGCTATGATAGCTTCATATACAAGACAGAACAAGATTTGTTTAATAAAAAATTTGTTGGAGAGCTTCAACTTTTAAGTTTTTTAGAACGTGAGTTAGGATTAAGTGGAGAGTATATTTCTAATAAAGAGAGACAAGCTGAATATCTAGAATATTTAAGCAAAGAAATAGAGGGTAAAAACTCATTTATCTCAGAATCTTTTAATAACGATAATGTTGGGGTAGCTAAAGAATTGTTAAAATGGAGGGATGAATTAAAACTTTGTAATTGGGACTTTAATAAAGGGGTATCCGAACGCTTAGATTTAATCGCAGATATTGAATTAAATAATAATTTATCTTTAGGAATTTCAGACAGGTGGATCTTAATTCTTTCTATTATAAATGGTGTAGACGATATAAATATAGGGAGTATTGAAATAAATGATAATCTTCAGTTTTTACACCCAATTTATAATGAGATATTTCTTTTACTTAAAGATAAAGGTGTATATATCAAGAATAAGAATTTAGATGTTGATTTAAGTTTAAACAATAATTTATCTAAAATAAAAGATTCTATTTATAATAATAATAGAAAAATACAACTTGAAAAAAATGATAATAGTTTTCAAATTTTACGATTTAAAGATTCTATAGTATCTGCAGATTTCTTAGCTCAACAATTAACCTATAATAATATAAATCCTGTTATTATTAATAGAAATAATTATAGTTTAGATACATCATTTTTAACATACAATATACCTCTTTCTGGTTCAGAGATAAATGATTCAAATCCACAAGTAATACAATTGTTTAAGCTAATAAGCGCATTGTTTTTTAAAAAAGTAAATCCTTATAATCTTTTGTCATTACTTAGTCTTCCTATGCTTCCGTTTTCAAAAAAACTAGCAAAAGAACTTAGTAAAGTCTTAATTAGTAGTGGAGGTATTGGTAATAATGAATGGTTCGAGGTTATTAATTATTTTAAAAATAATATCAATAAAGAGAAGAAAAATTGGAAAGAAAAAATAAAGGAAGTTGATTTATATATTGGAAGATCAAGAACTGAAAAAATAAAAAAAGAGGATCTTATAAATGTTTATAGAAATTTAGCTTCTTGGTCTGCTAAAATGCAAAATATAACTGAGGAAGAAGGAATGAAAGATCAACTTTTGAATTTACATATTCTTTCTCAAAGCTTTATTCAAACAGTCGAAAATTTAAAAGAAATAGAGTTTAATTCTAGGGAATTAGATAAACTCACGAATAAAATTTATGAATCAATTAATATAAGAATAAATAATAAAGAAAAGGGGAGTTATAACGTTATAAAACAACCATCTCAGTTGTATGAAAATGTAGATACTTTGGTGTGGTTTGATTTTTATAATCAAGAATTAAAAGCAAATTTTTGTTCATTTTTAATGCAATCTGAAATTAATAAATTAACAAAACAAAAAGGGATTTTGTTATGGTCAAAAGAAAAACAGATTCAACTACAAATAATCAACCTTCAAAAGGCAATATTGAGAACAGAAAATAAATTATGTTTATTTATTTCAGAAAAATCTAATGGGACTTTAACTTCACTTCATCCATTATTTATACAGTTATCATCTTCTGTTGATAATTTAAAAGATTTTATTTACGATTTTAAATTTGAAAATGCTTGTATAGCAAACTATAATTGGAATGAATCTCAATTTGCTATTGTAGAAAAAGTTAAATTACCTGAGGAGACTGATTATATTAAAATAAGTAATGTTGACTTATTAAATAAAAGACAGACAGAAAGTTATAGTAGTATAAATGATTTAATATTAAATCCATTAGATTGGATTCTTTATTATCAAGCAAAAATTACTAGTAAAGGGCTTGGGAATATTGATGAATTAATAACTCTTAAAGGTAATTTGTCTCATATCATTATACAGACATTATTACAAAATGAAAAAGATGGTGTAATTGATTTTAATAAAGTTGATATTAATAATGAAATAGATAATTTATTAGAAGAATTTACACCTAAAATTGCAGCTCCATTTTATTTAGATGAAAACAACTTTGAATTTAAGTCCTTTTCAACTCAACTTAAAAAATCATTTAAGGTTTTACTCAAAATAATAAAAGACAATAATCTTTATTATGATTCTTCTGAATATGAAGCGAAAGGTAAAATCGATTCAATTAATTTTTCAGGTAAAATCGATTTATTATTTTACAAAAATAACATGCCTGTAATAATTGACTTAAAATGGACTTTGAGTTCCAAGAAATATGTTAAAATACTAGAAGAGGAAAAATCCATACAACTAGCATTATATTCAAAGCTGCTTAATAATAAGAATTCATTTACAGGGTATTTCTTAATTTCTGATGCTTTATTATATACTACAAATGAATTATTAGAAGGTAATAGAGTTAATATTATTAAGCTTCAAGAAGATTTTAATAATGTTAATCATAGAATAATTAATAGGACTGTAAATTCTTATAATTATAGATGGGCTGAATTTAAAAATGGAAAATTAGAGCATTCAGAAGGGAAGAATGAAGAAGAAATCCAATATTCGATTGATACAGAAACTAATTTTTTAATACCCTTAGATATTAAAGATAAAACCAAGAAACCAAATCCTTACAGCGATTATGGTTTATTTAAAGGCTTAGTTAAATAG
- a CDS encoding DnaB-like helicase C-terminal domain-containing protein, giving the protein MEKLSNLINEYYNPKSDLKKGLKPIIKTGFKDFDEQFSGFYKEELVIIGARPGMGKSHLTLKMAFNQAKAGNKVGVYSLNLSAKHITNLFISFITNIPPHNINSGELSPTELNLITDSLKVLNTLEIYIEEHMRTIEAFRNSLSNLSNKEVFDIIYLDNLQLFSLKEQEGRYLNRKEEVRDIIYDLKSLSLEFNISIVIISQLNRTLELRGGEKRPQLSDIKESSCIEELADKVIFLWRPEYYGFTEGEDGNSVLDKAHLIIAKNKLGYTGEVELFYNGRFSNFLTLEK; this is encoded by the coding sequence ATGGAAAAACTAAGCAACCTAATTAATGAATATTACAATCCAAAATCAGACCTTAAAAAAGGTCTTAAACCCATTATTAAAACAGGTTTTAAAGATTTTGATGAGCAATTTAGTGGATTTTATAAAGAAGAACTTGTAATTATAGGTGCAAGACCTGGAATGGGTAAATCTCATCTTACTTTAAAAATGGCTTTTAACCAAGCTAAAGCAGGAAATAAAGTTGGTGTTTATAGTTTAAATTTATCAGCAAAACATATAACTAATTTGTTTATCTCTTTTATTACCAATATCCCCCCACACAACATCAACTCTGGCGAATTATCTCCAACTGAATTAAACTTAATTACTGATTCTTTAAAAGTATTAAATACGCTCGAAATTTATATTGAAGAACATATGAGAACTATTGAAGCTTTTCGTAACTCTCTTTCTAATTTATCCAATAAAGAAGTTTTTGATATAATTTATTTAGATAATTTACAATTGTTTAGTTTAAAAGAACAAGAAGGAAGATATCTTAATAGAAAAGAAGAAGTTCGTGATATCATTTATGATTTGAAATCATTATCATTAGAGTTTAACATCTCAATAGTAATTATTTCTCAGCTTAATAGGACACTCGAATTAAGAGGAGGAGAGAAAAGACCACAATTATCAGATATCAAAGAGTCAAGCTGCATTGAAGAACTTGCAGATAAAGTAATATTTCTTTGGAGACCAGAATATTATGGATTTACTGAAGGAGAAGATGGAAATTCTGTCCTTGACAAAGCTCATCTTATTATCGCAAAAAATAAATTAGGCTATACAGGAGAGGTTGAACTTTTTTACAATGGTAGGTTTTCTAACTTTCTTACGTTAGAGAAATAA
- a CDS encoding helix-turn-helix transcriptional regulator has protein sequence MPSNKYALFRYHIIDKLIRNKHNPYPSKQDLKQACQEELYGMGSERISDSTIEKDLFAMRYEDLLGYHAPIRYSKLEKGYYYKDSNYSISKISLNERDEEAIKFAVNTLNQFKGIKVFKDFQYAISKIVDRINLSESIQDSSIEKYIQFDQYPEVKGSEYLPTLLSAIKIKNTVVMEYRKFDDGAGVKSYQINPYLLKEFRHRWYLIGYDNEINYIKTFGLDRIISITQTEEKFKIDDYFNPDSFFKNCYGITAFEKDPVEIQLSLTPNQARYIISMPMHHSQKIINKTKGEVVISIYVRLTWELIMDILAMGNNVKVISPINLKNKLQQILQESLNNYKA, from the coding sequence ATGCCTTCAAATAAATATGCACTTTTTCGCTATCATATTATTGATAAATTAATCAGAAATAAACATAATCCATATCCATCTAAACAAGATCTTAAGCAGGCTTGTCAAGAAGAATTGTATGGTATGGGGAGTGAAAGAATTTCTGATTCAACCATAGAAAAAGATTTGTTTGCTATGCGTTATGAGGATTTGTTAGGTTATCATGCGCCAATTAGGTATTCTAAATTAGAAAAGGGGTATTATTATAAGGATTCAAATTATAGCATCAGTAAAATATCACTTAACGAAAGAGATGAAGAGGCTATAAAGTTTGCAGTGAATACTTTAAATCAATTTAAAGGAATCAAGGTTTTTAAAGATTTTCAATATGCAATATCTAAAATCGTTGACCGTATAAATTTATCAGAAAGTATACAGGATTCTTCAATTGAAAAATACATTCAATTTGATCAGTATCCAGAAGTTAAAGGAAGTGAATATCTTCCAACATTATTGTCTGCAATAAAAATTAAAAATACTGTTGTTATGGAGTATCGTAAATTTGATGATGGAGCAGGAGTGAAGTCGTATCAAATAAATCCATACTTACTCAAAGAATTTAGGCATCGTTGGTATTTGATTGGCTATGATAATGAGATAAATTATATAAAAACCTTTGGTTTAGATAGAATAATAAGTATTACTCAAACTGAAGAAAAGTTTAAGATTGATGATTATTTCAACCCTGATAGTTTTTTTAAAAATTGTTACGGTATAACCGCCTTTGAAAAAGACCCTGTTGAAATTCAATTGAGTTTAACTCCAAATCAAGCAAGATATATAATATCTATGCCAATGCATCATTCTCAAAAAATAATCAATAAAACTAAAGGTGAAGTGGTTATCTCAATTTATGTAAGATTAACTTGGGAACTCATTATGGACATACTTGCTATGGGTAATAATGTTAAGGTTATTTCTCCAATTAATTTAAAAAATAAATTACAACAAATTTTACAAGAATCTTTAAATAATTACAAAGCGTAA
- a CDS encoding ADP-ribosylglycohydrolase family protein, with protein sequence MKRIIFGIAVGDALGVPVEFVNRNELKKNPISSMTGYGTYNQPKGTWSDDTSMTLCLIETLNDKVFSLQKLSNRFINWYEHNYWTPHGDVFDIGGTTQLSIINLIQGVSPIEAGQSDEFSNGNGSLMRILPLLYLIRDKPIEDRFELIKDVSSITHAHIYSVFSCFVYLEFALLLYKNYNIIQAYEVLINNINDYINSNNLEDVLGDKFDRILSGALIDFPEDKIKSDGYVIHTLEASLWCLLSTQCFYDAVLKAVNLGGDSDTTGAVVGGLAGLYYGFEQIPEVWINKLARKDDLFELAERSIANNLE encoded by the coding sequence GTGAAGAGAATAATTTTTGGAATTGCAGTTGGTGATGCGTTGGGGGTTCCGGTTGAGTTCGTAAATCGTAACGAATTAAAAAAAAATCCGATTTCATCTATGACTGGTTATGGAACATATAATCAGCCTAAAGGAACTTGGAGTGACGATACTTCAATGACATTATGTTTGATAGAAACATTAAATGATAAAGTTTTTTCTCTTCAAAAATTAAGTAACAGGTTTATTAATTGGTATGAGCATAATTATTGGACTCCTCATGGGGATGTTTTTGATATTGGTGGTACAACCCAATTGTCAATTATTAATTTAATTCAAGGGGTTTCTCCAATAGAAGCAGGGCAGTCAGATGAATTTTCAAATGGGAATGGATCATTAATGAGAATACTACCATTACTTTATCTTATTCGAGATAAACCAATTGAAGATCGATTTGAATTGATTAAAGATGTGTCGAGTATAACACATGCTCATATTTACTCTGTTTTTTCTTGTTTTGTTTATTTAGAGTTCGCCTTGTTACTCTATAAAAATTATAATATTATTCAGGCTTATGAGGTGCTTATAAATAATATAAACGATTATATAAATAGCAACAATTTAGAAGATGTTTTGGGTGATAAATTTGATAGGATACTATCAGGAGCTTTGATTGACTTCCCTGAAGATAAAATTAAAAGTGATGGTTATGTTATTCATACTCTGGAAGCTTCTTTGTGGTGTTTGCTCTCAACACAATGTTTTTATGATGCAGTGTTAAAAGCTGTTAACTTAGGCGGAGATTCTGATACAACTGGGGCTGTGGTAGGAGGCTTAGCAGGATTGTATTATGGGTTTGAGCAAATACCCGAGGTATGGATTAATAAGTTAGCAAGAAAAGACGATTTGTTTGAATTAGCAGAAAGGTCTATTGCAAATAATCTAGAATAA